The Streptomyces luteogriseus genome includes a window with the following:
- the dxs gene encoding 1-deoxy-D-xylulose-5-phosphate synthase, which yields MPLLTRIRGPRDLDRLNLEELNQLAEEIRTFLVEAVSKTGGHLGPNLGVVELTIALHRVFDSPRDKVLWDTGHQSYVHKLLTGRQDFSKLKMKGGLSGYPSQAESEHDVIENSHASTVLGWADGIAKANQIMERDDHVVAVIGDGALTGGMAWEALNNIADAKDRPLVIVVNDNERSYAPTIGGLANHLATLRTTDGYERFLARTKEVLERTPVVGRPLYDTLHGAKKGLKDFIAPQGMFEDLGLKYVGPIDGHDLEALESALAKAKRFGGPVIVHCLTEKGRGYQPALQDEADRFHAVGKIHPDTGLPIASSGADWTSVFGEEMVKLGEEREDIVAITAAMLQPVGLDKFAKRFPKRVYDVGIAEQHGAVSAAGLATGGVHPVFAVYATFLNRAFDQVLMDVALHKCGVTFVLDRAGVTGTDGASHNGMWDMSILQVVPGLRLAAPRDADQVRAQLREAVAVDDAPTVVRFSKGAVGPAVPAVRRVGGMDVLREPGTDRPDVLLVSVGALAPMCLEIAGLLDRQGISTTVVDPRWVKPVDEAMAPLAEQHRVVVTVEDNSRVGGVGSAIAQALRDAGVDVPLRDFGIPPRFLDHASRAEVLAEIGLTAPDIARQVTGLVAKLDGLPTDRGARDAVESARD from the coding sequence GTGCCGCTGCTGACCCGTATCAGGGGACCGCGCGATCTGGACCGGCTCAACCTGGAGGAGCTGAACCAGCTGGCGGAGGAGATCCGGACCTTCCTTGTCGAAGCGGTCTCCAAGACCGGCGGTCACCTCGGCCCCAACCTCGGCGTGGTGGAGCTCACCATCGCCCTGCACCGGGTCTTCGACTCACCCCGGGACAAGGTGCTCTGGGACACCGGCCACCAGTCCTACGTCCACAAGCTGCTCACCGGCCGCCAGGACTTCTCGAAGCTGAAGATGAAGGGCGGCCTGTCCGGCTACCCCTCGCAGGCCGAGTCCGAGCACGACGTCATCGAGAACTCGCACGCCTCGACCGTCCTCGGCTGGGCCGACGGCATCGCCAAGGCCAACCAGATCATGGAGCGCGACGACCACGTCGTGGCCGTGATCGGCGACGGCGCGCTGACCGGCGGCATGGCCTGGGAAGCGCTGAACAACATCGCCGACGCCAAGGACCGCCCGCTCGTCATCGTCGTCAACGACAACGAGCGCTCCTACGCACCGACCATCGGCGGCCTCGCCAACCACCTGGCGACCCTGCGCACCACCGACGGCTACGAGCGCTTCCTGGCCCGCACCAAGGAGGTCCTGGAGCGCACCCCCGTCGTCGGACGGCCGCTCTACGACACCCTGCACGGCGCCAAGAAGGGGTTGAAGGACTTCATCGCCCCGCAGGGCATGTTCGAGGACCTCGGCCTGAAGTACGTCGGGCCGATCGACGGACACGACCTGGAGGCCCTGGAGTCGGCGCTCGCCAAGGCCAAGCGGTTCGGCGGGCCGGTCATCGTGCACTGCCTCACCGAGAAGGGCCGGGGCTACCAGCCCGCTCTCCAGGACGAGGCGGACCGCTTCCACGCCGTCGGCAAGATCCACCCCGACACGGGCCTGCCGATCGCCAGCTCCGGCGCCGACTGGACGTCCGTCTTCGGCGAGGAGATGGTCAAGCTCGGCGAGGAGCGCGAGGACATCGTCGCCATCACGGCCGCGATGCTCCAGCCCGTGGGCCTGGACAAGTTCGCCAAGCGCTTCCCCAAACGCGTCTACGACGTCGGCATCGCCGAGCAGCACGGCGCCGTCTCCGCGGCCGGGCTGGCCACGGGCGGGGTGCACCCGGTGTTCGCCGTCTACGCCACCTTCCTCAACCGCGCCTTCGACCAGGTGCTGATGGACGTGGCCCTGCACAAGTGCGGCGTCACCTTCGTGCTCGACCGGGCCGGGGTCACCGGGACGGACGGCGCCTCCCACAACGGCATGTGGGACATGTCGATCCTCCAGGTCGTGCCCGGGCTGCGGCTGGCCGCGCCGCGTGACGCCGACCAGGTCCGCGCCCAGCTGCGCGAGGCCGTCGCCGTCGACGACGCGCCGACCGTGGTCCGCTTCTCCAAGGGCGCCGTGGGCCCCGCCGTGCCCGCCGTGCGGCGCGTCGGCGGCATGGACGTCCTGCGCGAGCCGGGCACCGACCGGCCGGACGTCCTGCTGGTCTCCGTCGGCGCCCTCGCGCCGATGTGCCTGGAGATCGCCGGCCTGCTCGACAGGCAGGGCATCTCCACGACCGTCGTCGACCCGCGCTGGGTCAAGCCCGTCGACGAGGCCATGGCCCCGCTCGCCGAGCAGCACCGCGTGGTCGTCACCGTCGAGGACAACAGCCGCGTCGGTGGCGTCGGCTCGGCGATCGCCCAGGCGCTGCGCGACGCCGGTGTCGACGTGCCGCTGCGGGACTTCGGCATCCCGCCGCGCTTCCTCGACCACGCCTCGCGTGCCGAGGTGCTGGCCGAGATCGGTCTCACGGCGCCGGACATCGCCCGGCAGGTGACCGGGCTGGTCGCCAAGCTGGACGGCCTCCCCACCGACCGCGGCGCCAGGGACGCGGTGGAGAGCGCGCGCGACTGA
- a CDS encoding sugar ABC transporter permease has product MSIDKTSAAPDDHAVENPEAAKAAVTVVDPRLLVREQGLKGYVTEFKRKMKSGDLGSIPVVIGLAIIWLIFTSLNSNFLTAGNLSDMSVAMVGTGMIAVGIVFVLLLGEIDLSVGSVSGVAGASFAVLNVTNGMNEWLAFVLAILTGTVAGVLHGFFFAKIGVPAFAVTLAGLLFWNGLMLQILGSNGTINLDPDGVVAQLTSYYFSDVAAAYALAAVVTAGFFLSSFLGNRRREAAGVPSRPLSETIVRTALLAALAFTVAIVFNQYKGLPLAVVIFIAVLLVTDFVLRRTAYGRKVFALGGSVEASRRAGINVEMVRISVFAISGTFAAVGGLFIASKIAAANQGAGGGDLLMNAIAAAVIGGTSLFGGRGRTWNALLGVLVIVSIQYGLALEGIASPVQYMITGGVLLATVVIDAVTRKTQKTAGRA; this is encoded by the coding sequence GTGAGCATCGACAAGACCTCCGCGGCTCCGGACGACCACGCCGTGGAGAACCCCGAGGCGGCCAAGGCCGCCGTCACGGTGGTCGACCCCCGGCTGCTGGTCCGCGAGCAGGGCCTCAAGGGCTACGTCACCGAGTTCAAGCGGAAGATGAAGTCCGGCGACCTGGGATCCATCCCGGTCGTCATCGGTCTGGCCATCATCTGGCTCATCTTCACGAGCCTGAACTCCAACTTCCTCACCGCGGGCAACCTGTCCGACATGTCCGTCGCCATGGTCGGCACGGGCATGATCGCCGTCGGCATCGTGTTCGTGCTGCTGCTCGGCGAGATCGACCTGTCGGTCGGCTCGGTCTCCGGTGTGGCGGGTGCGTCGTTCGCGGTGCTGAACGTCACCAACGGCATGAACGAGTGGCTCGCCTTCGTGCTGGCCATCCTCACCGGCACCGTCGCCGGCGTGCTGCACGGCTTCTTCTTCGCGAAGATCGGCGTCCCCGCGTTCGCCGTCACCCTGGCCGGTCTGCTGTTCTGGAACGGCCTCATGCTCCAGATCCTGGGCAGCAACGGCACGATCAACCTCGACCCGGACGGGGTCGTGGCGCAGCTGACCAGCTACTACTTCTCCGACGTGGCCGCCGCGTACGCTCTGGCCGCCGTGGTGACCGCCGGGTTCTTCCTCAGCTCCTTCCTCGGCAACCGGCGCCGCGAGGCCGCCGGCGTACCGTCGAGGCCGCTGAGCGAGACCATCGTGCGGACCGCGCTGCTGGCGGCTCTCGCGTTCACCGTCGCCATCGTCTTCAACCAGTACAAGGGCCTGCCGCTCGCCGTGGTGATCTTCATCGCGGTGCTGCTGGTCACGGACTTCGTGCTGCGCCGCACGGCGTACGGCCGGAAGGTGTTCGCACTCGGCGGCAGCGTCGAGGCGTCCCGCCGCGCCGGCATCAACGTGGAGATGGTCCGGATCTCGGTGTTCGCGATCTCGGGCACCTTCGCCGCGGTCGGCGGCCTGTTCATCGCCTCCAAGATCGCCGCTGCCAACCAGGGCGCCGGTGGCGGTGACCTGCTGATGAACGCGATCGCCGCGGCGGTGATCGGCGGCACGTCGCTCTTCGGTGGCCGTGGACGCACCTGGAACGCCCTGCTCGGTGTGCTGGTGATCGTGTCGATCCAGTACGGGCTCGCCCTCGAGGGCATCGCCTCCCCGGTGCAGTACATGATCACCGGTGGTGTGCTGCTGGCCACGGTCGTCATCGACGCCGTCACCCGCAAGACGCAGAAGACCGCCGGGCGCGCGTAG
- a CDS encoding ATP-binding cassette domain-containing protein, which translates to MVHVSATPVLALRGVSKRFGAVQALTDVELEVHAGEVVALVGDNGAGKSTLVKTIAGVHPIDEGVIEWDGRSVQITKPHDAQNLGIATVYQDLALCDNIDVVGNLYLGREIRKRGVLDEVEMERRSRELLDTLSIRIPSVRIPIASLSGGQRQTVAIARSMLGEPKLVILDEPTAALGVEQTAQVLDLVERLRERGHAVILISHNMADVKAVADKVAVLRLGRNNGVFEVKSTSQEEIISAITGATDNAVTRRAARTNGEVSK; encoded by the coding sequence ATGGTTCACGTGTCCGCTACGCCCGTGCTGGCGTTGCGCGGGGTCTCCAAGCGGTTCGGTGCCGTTCAGGCGCTCACCGACGTAGAGCTTGAGGTCCACGCCGGTGAAGTGGTCGCCCTGGTGGGCGACAACGGAGCCGGAAAGTCCACGCTGGTCAAGACGATCGCCGGCGTGCACCCCATCGATGAGGGAGTCATCGAATGGGACGGCAGGTCCGTCCAGATCACCAAGCCGCACGACGCCCAGAACCTGGGCATCGCGACCGTCTACCAGGACCTCGCGCTCTGCGACAACATCGACGTCGTCGGCAACCTCTACCTGGGCCGGGAGATCCGCAAGCGCGGTGTCCTGGACGAGGTGGAGATGGAGCGCCGCTCCCGCGAGCTGCTCGACACGCTGTCGATCCGCATCCCCAGCGTGCGCATCCCGATCGCCTCGCTCTCCGGCGGTCAGCGACAGACCGTGGCCATCGCCCGCTCCATGCTCGGCGAGCCCAAGCTGGTCATCCTCGACGAGCCCACCGCCGCCCTCGGCGTCGAGCAGACCGCACAGGTCCTCGACCTGGTCGAGCGGCTGCGCGAGCGCGGCCACGCCGTGATCCTCATCAGCCACAACATGGCCGATGTGAAGGCCGTCGCGGACAAGGTCGCCGTGCTGCGCCTCGGGCGCAACAACGGCGTCTTCGAGGTCAAGTCGACCTCGCAGGAAGAGATCATCTCCGCCATCACCGGCGCCACCGACAACGCCGTGACCCGCCGTGCGGCGCGCACGAACGGGGAGGTTTCCAAGTGA
- a CDS encoding ABC transporter substrate-binding protein, whose product MRRAAVAIAAGAMAVSLAACGSAKESGDNADSTGSAKKGDDIKVGLLLPENATARYEKFDRVLIEKKVKELTGGKGEVVYANANQDAAKQNQQVDTMVSNKVDVLIVDAVDSKAIAGAVKKAKDSDIPVVAYDRLAEGPIDAYTSFDNVTVGKTQGEALLKALGDKAKDGQIVMMNGSSTDPNAADFKKGAHSVLDGKVKVGREYDTKEWKPENANQNMEGAISALGKDKIVGVYSANDGMAGGIITALKAAGIADIPVTGQDAELAGVQRIVTGEQYMSVYKPYPQEADVAAEMAVALAQGKSLDSIAKDKVDSPTTKAIPSVLVPVVSLTKDNIKDTVIKDGIYTVNEICTGKYKAACDKIGLK is encoded by the coding sequence ATGCGTCGCGCCGCTGTTGCTATTGCCGCCGGTGCGATGGCCGTTTCGCTTGCTGCCTGTGGCAGCGCCAAGGAGTCGGGCGACAACGCCGACTCCACCGGGTCCGCCAAGAAGGGCGACGACATCAAGGTCGGCCTGCTCCTTCCGGAGAACGCGACCGCCCGTTACGAGAAGTTCGACCGGGTTCTCATCGAGAAGAAGGTCAAGGAGCTCACCGGCGGCAAGGGCGAGGTCGTCTACGCCAACGCCAACCAGGACGCCGCCAAGCAGAACCAGCAGGTCGACACCATGGTGTCGAACAAGGTCGATGTGCTGATCGTCGACGCCGTGGACTCCAAGGCCATCGCCGGCGCGGTGAAGAAGGCCAAGGACTCCGACATCCCCGTCGTCGCCTACGACCGCCTGGCCGAGGGGCCGATCGACGCCTACACCTCGTTCGACAACGTCACCGTCGGCAAGACCCAGGGCGAGGCCCTGCTCAAGGCCCTCGGCGACAAGGCCAAGGACGGCCAGATCGTCATGATGAACGGGTCCTCCACCGACCCGAACGCCGCCGACTTCAAGAAGGGCGCGCACTCCGTGCTCGACGGCAAGGTGAAGGTCGGCCGCGAGTACGACACCAAGGAGTGGAAGCCGGAGAACGCCAACCAGAACATGGAGGGCGCCATCTCCGCCCTCGGCAAGGACAAGATCGTCGGCGTCTACTCCGCCAACGACGGCATGGCGGGCGGCATCATCACCGCCCTGAAGGCCGCCGGCATCGCCGACATCCCCGTCACCGGCCAGGACGCCGAACTCGCGGGTGTGCAGCGCATCGTCACCGGTGAGCAGTACATGAGCGTCTACAAGCCCTACCCGCAGGAGGCGGACGTCGCTGCCGAGATGGCCGTCGCCCTCGCCCAGGGCAAGTCGCTCGACTCGATCGCCAAGGACAAGGTCGACAGCCCGACCACCAAGGCCATCCCGTCCGTCCTCGTCCCGGTCGTCTCGCTGACCAAGGACAACATCAAGGACACCGTCATCAAGGACGGCATCTACACCGTGAACGAGATCTGCACGGGCAAGTACAAGGCCGCCTGCGACAAGATCGGTCTCAAGTAA
- a CDS encoding ROK family transcriptional regulator, with the protein METPGSQSSLHRANLERVVRAVRLAGSLTQAEIARTTGLSAATVSNIVRELKDGGTVEVTPTSAGGRRARSVSLSGDAGIVIGVDFGHTHLRVAIGNLAHQVLAEESEPLDVDASSTQGFDRAEQLVTRLIEATGVDRSKIAGIGLGVPGPIDVESGTLGSTAILPGWTGTKPAEELRGRLGVPVHVDNDANLGALGEMVWGSGRGVRDLAYIKVASGVGAGLVIDGKIYRGPGGTAGEIGHITLDESGPVCRCGNRGCLETFAAARYVLPLLQSSHGTDLTMEGVVRLARDGDPGCRRVIADVGRHIGSGVANLCNLLNPSRVVLGGDLAEAGELVLGPIRESVGRYAIPSAARQLSVLPGALGGRAEVLGALALALSEMGDSTLLDGTAPSALKAATPAFT; encoded by the coding sequence GTGGAGACTCCGGGGTCGCAGTCGTCGCTGCACCGAGCCAACCTGGAGCGGGTCGTACGTGCCGTGCGCCTGGCGGGCTCCCTCACCCAGGCCGAGATCGCTCGGACGACAGGTCTGTCCGCGGCGACGGTCTCCAATATCGTCCGGGAGTTGAAGGACGGCGGCACCGTCGAGGTCACCCCGACCTCCGCCGGCGGCCGCCGCGCCCGCAGCGTGTCGCTGAGCGGCGACGCCGGCATCGTCATCGGCGTCGACTTCGGCCACACCCACCTCCGCGTCGCCATCGGCAACCTCGCCCACCAGGTCCTCGCCGAGGAATCCGAGCCCCTGGACGTGGACGCCTCGTCCACCCAGGGCTTCGACCGCGCGGAACAGCTGGTCACCCGCCTGATCGAAGCCACCGGCGTGGACCGCTCCAAGATCGCCGGCATCGGCCTCGGCGTCCCCGGCCCCATCGACGTGGAGTCCGGCACCCTCGGCTCGACCGCCATCCTCCCGGGATGGACCGGCACCAAGCCCGCCGAGGAGCTGCGCGGCCGCCTCGGCGTCCCCGTGCACGTGGACAACGACGCCAACCTCGGCGCCCTCGGAGAGATGGTCTGGGGCAGCGGCCGAGGCGTCCGCGACCTGGCGTACATCAAGGTCGCGAGCGGTGTCGGCGCCGGTCTGGTGATCGACGGCAAGATCTACCGGGGCCCCGGCGGCACGGCCGGAGAAATCGGACATATTACACTCGATGAATCCGGCCCGGTCTGCCGCTGCGGCAACCGCGGCTGCCTGGAGACCTTCGCGGCGGCGCGCTACGTGCTCCCGCTCCTCCAGTCCAGTCACGGCACCGATCTGACCATGGAAGGCGTCGTACGGCTCGCGCGGGACGGAGACCCGGGCTGCCGTCGGGTGATCGCCGACGTCGGCCGCCACATCGGCAGTGGAGTGGCCAATCTCTGCAATCTGCTGAACCCGAGCCGCGTGGTCCTCGGCGGTGATCTCGCCGAGGCCGGTGAGCTGGTTCTCGGGCCGATCCGGGAGTCCGTGGGCCGCTACGCCATCCCCAGTGCGGCACGCCAGTTGTCCGTTCTCCCCGGCGCCCTCGGCGGCCGTGCGGAGGTGCTCGGAGCGCTCGCCCTCGCCCTCAGCGAGATGGGCGATTCGACCCTTCTGGACGGAACTGCTCCCAGTGCGCTGAAGGCAGCCACCCCTGCCTTCACTTAG